The Nostoc cf. commune SO-36 genomic sequence CTTTGTAATATATCTATTTTTTATGAAGAAAATGTAAATCTAAGTATTTTCAGCGTTCTTTACCCGTGTTTGATAAATTTTTGAGCCATAGTTAAGTACATTGACGCAAAATAACTCAATAAAGGTATTTAGTCTTGAAATAACTCAAAAAAAAGTTGCTCAGACTATCGCTCTTTCATTACCTTTAAACACACTACAAAAAAATACCACGGGTAAAACAAATATGAAAAAACAAGCTGTAGCAGTCGGATTTGTTCTATTTTCTTTCATGTTGCCGACCAAAGCCTCGGCTGCGAGTTTTGATCAGCTTTATATATTTGGCGACAGTCTTTCTGATCAAGGCAATGTATTTAATGCAACTGAAGAAACATTTCCTCCCAGATCATCTTACTTTGAAGGACGTTTTTCCGATGGGCCTCTGTGGGTTGATTATCTCGCAAGTCAGCTAGGATTAAAGCCCACTTTATTAACTGATATAGATTTCACTACTATTCCTCCGACACCAGTTCCTACCCAAGGAATAAACTTTGCTTTCGGTGGTGCTAGTTCTGGTTTGGGTAATGCTCTCGTTCCCGATCCACGTCTACCAGGAGTACTCAAACAAGTTCTTGGTTTTGCTGAAACTCTGAAAACAAATAATCAAACTGCTGATCCAGATGCACTGTATACATTGTGGGGAGGCGCGAATGATTTCTTTTTTATCAACCCTAAAGACTCAGCTACGCCAATCAATAATATATCTCTGGCGTTGAATACTCTGGTAGAAATCGGGGCGAAAAATATTTTGGTGTTTAACTT encodes the following:
- a CDS encoding SGNH/GDSL hydrolase family protein, which gives rise to MKKQAVAVGFVLFSFMLPTKASAASFDQLYIFGDSLSDQGNVFNATEETFPPRSSYFEGRFSDGPLWVDYLASQLGLKPTLLTDIDFTTIPPTPVPTQGINFAFGGASSGLGNALVPDPRLPGVLKQVLGFAETLKTNNQTADPDALYTLWGGANDFFFINPKDSATPINNISLALNTLVEIGAKNILVFNLPDLGKVPAATIGRNPTTLSQSTSDFNLGLATTVSALSKNPDLNIIPIDIYSLFNQASELGITNAKESCLSRLDICKPGDNKFLFWDDFHPTTGVHKAIADAALAAIDAKSVPEPSINLGILALGAFGAVGVLKRQQKKSALVSAARIVDA